The following proteins are encoded in a genomic region of Fundidesulfovibrio soli:
- the xseA gene encoding exodeoxyribonuclease VII large subunit — MQHIFRVAEITRALKDVVEGQFPFVWVKGQVSNLARPASGHVYFSLKDEEALLNVVWFKGSQRGVALGEAERYDPLTGEVIEGDGGSGWLADGMEVLCAGRLTVYAPRGAYQLVAEYVQDMGLGKLALEFEALKRKLHEAGYFAQERKRPLPPNPVRVAVVTAATGAAIQDFLRVGAARGTGCEIRIHPVLVQGEAAPGQIATALDAAWADGWAQVTVLIRGGGSLEDLWAFNTEPVAHAVFRSQIPVLCGVGHEVDVTIADLVADVRAATPSHAAQLLWPERAVLAQRADELETALTRAFGRRLQAAGDRLLTLEKALAWLSPRGRVERMGEKLDDLSMRLLRAGAGLPLRRAEALDGLERRLWAFGAPRLSGLEDRLQALRQRLASVGQRSLERADSRLSLLEARLRGLDPALPLERGYSLVRMADGSFLRSTADARPGDALDIQVRDGSVAAQVTGVNRREP, encoded by the coding sequence ATGCAGCACATCTTCCGCGTCGCAGAGATCACCCGCGCCCTCAAGGACGTGGTTGAAGGGCAGTTCCCCTTCGTGTGGGTCAAGGGCCAGGTGTCCAACCTGGCCCGGCCCGCCTCGGGGCACGTCTACTTCTCGCTCAAGGACGAGGAAGCCCTGCTGAACGTTGTCTGGTTCAAGGGCAGCCAGCGCGGCGTGGCCCTGGGCGAGGCGGAACGCTACGACCCGCTGACCGGCGAGGTTATCGAAGGCGACGGAGGGTCGGGCTGGCTGGCCGACGGCATGGAGGTGCTCTGCGCCGGGCGGCTCACCGTGTACGCCCCGCGCGGGGCCTACCAGTTGGTGGCCGAATACGTGCAGGACATGGGCCTGGGCAAGCTGGCCCTGGAGTTCGAGGCCCTCAAGCGCAAGCTGCATGAGGCCGGGTATTTCGCGCAGGAGCGCAAGCGCCCCCTGCCGCCGAATCCCGTGCGTGTGGCCGTGGTCACCGCGGCTACTGGCGCGGCCATACAGGACTTTCTGCGCGTGGGCGCTGCCCGGGGCACCGGATGCGAGATCCGCATCCACCCCGTGCTGGTGCAGGGCGAGGCCGCGCCGGGCCAGATCGCGACCGCGCTGGACGCCGCCTGGGCCGACGGCTGGGCCCAGGTGACGGTGCTCATCCGGGGCGGCGGCTCCCTGGAGGACCTCTGGGCCTTCAACACCGAGCCCGTGGCCCATGCGGTGTTCCGAAGCCAAATTCCCGTGCTCTGCGGGGTGGGGCACGAGGTGGACGTGACCATCGCGGACCTGGTGGCCGATGTGCGCGCCGCCACCCCCAGCCACGCGGCCCAGCTGCTCTGGCCGGAGCGGGCCGTGCTGGCCCAGCGCGCCGACGAGCTTGAGACCGCGCTCACCCGTGCCTTTGGCCGACGCCTGCAGGCGGCGGGGGACAGGCTGCTCACGCTGGAGAAGGCCCTGGCCTGGCTCTCGCCGCGCGGCCGGGTGGAGCGCATGGGCGAGAAGCTGGACGATCTTTCCATGCGCCTGCTGCGTGCGGGCGCTGGCCTGCCCCTGCGCAGGGCCGAAGCCCTGGACGGGCTTGAACGCAGGCTTTGGGCCTTCGGCGCACCCAGGCTCTCGGGTCTGGAGGACAGGCTGCAGGCCCTGCGCCAGCGGCTGGCCTCGGTGGGACAGAGAAGTCTTGAACGTGCGGACTCGCGCCTTTCCCTGCTTGAGGCCCGGCTGCGCGGTCTGGACCCCGCGCTGCCATTGGAGCGGGGATATTCCCTGGTTCGCATGGCGGACGGCAGCTTCCTGCGCAGCACGGCGGATGCGCGCCCCGGCGACGCCCTGGACATCCAGGTGCGCGACGGCAGCGTGGCCGCGCAGGTCACCGGCGTGAACAGGCGGGAGCCATGA
- a CDS encoding aldehyde ferredoxin oxidoreductase N-terminal domain-containing protein — MFQSNPEEFRVLVYDLDAGKGDIQMLPGRSVWCGGSGLAAMLFAKYGDVTAPAFDPRQPLIFAIGPLNGYFPLMSKTVCGFKSPYNENYAESHAGGRSSLALRFAGLDALVLVGRASAPSCLVVGSRQLRLLDVHYLWGADVATTGKLLRKVVPGNSGHRSILRIGPAGENLSSYACINTDTFRHFGRLGSGAVMGAKNLKGIVIHGDGNMPLPENKSYPKLFKSIHEQMTDTEMMEKYHNLGTPVNALPLNEIKSLPWRNMTATSDPDVAKCSGEAFADKVLMRNAACSGCPVGCIHVGMLREQFSDQHRFAIHQVSYDHEPNFAVGTMLGVVDPASILSLIDMSDRQGLDVISAGVTLAWATEAFQKGLVSQEQTLIPLAFGDLEGYRKALWHIGHKSNDFYGALGKGALVAARSYGGEDFACVIGQEMAGYATGETYFVSQTVGFRHSHLDTSGYSYDQKHAEKDVDKTVKFLLDDETERVMLTNLVACLFARGVYKPERVAEALDCLGYKELAQGLMPASEGVRRERWRLKIATGFDPMATKIPKRFSEITTWKGPVDADYMEALRKGYAARIAEFGASKEVTGS; from the coding sequence ATGTTCCAGAGTAACCCCGAGGAGTTCCGTGTCCTGGTCTATGATCTGGACGCCGGCAAGGGCGACATCCAGATGCTGCCCGGCAGGTCCGTCTGGTGCGGGGGCTCCGGGCTGGCCGCCATGCTTTTCGCCAAATACGGCGACGTCACGGCTCCGGCATTCGACCCGCGGCAACCGCTGATCTTCGCCATCGGGCCGCTCAACGGCTACTTCCCGCTTATGAGCAAGACCGTGTGCGGCTTCAAGTCGCCCTATAACGAGAACTACGCCGAGAGCCACGCGGGCGGGCGCAGCTCCCTGGCGCTGCGCTTCGCGGGGCTGGACGCCCTTGTGCTGGTGGGGAGGGCTTCCGCGCCCTCATGCCTTGTGGTGGGCTCCCGGCAGTTGCGGCTGTTGGACGTGCACTACCTCTGGGGCGCCGACGTGGCCACCACGGGCAAGCTGCTGCGCAAGGTGGTGCCGGGCAACTCGGGCCACCGCAGCATTTTGCGCATAGGCCCCGCGGGCGAAAACCTCAGCTCCTACGCCTGCATCAACACGGACACCTTCCGGCATTTCGGCCGCCTGGGCTCGGGCGCGGTCATGGGCGCGAAGAACCTCAAGGGAATCGTGATCCACGGCGACGGAAACATGCCCCTGCCGGAGAACAAGAGCTATCCCAAGCTGTTCAAGTCCATCCACGAGCAGATGACCGACACCGAGATGATGGAGAAATACCACAACCTCGGCACCCCGGTGAACGCCCTGCCCTTGAACGAGATCAAGTCCCTGCCGTGGCGCAACATGACCGCCACCTCCGACCCGGACGTGGCCAAATGCTCTGGCGAGGCCTTCGCGGACAAGGTGCTCATGCGCAACGCCGCCTGCTCCGGCTGCCCGGTGGGCTGCATCCACGTGGGCATGCTGCGCGAGCAGTTCTCCGACCAGCACCGCTTCGCCATCCACCAGGTCTCCTATGACCACGAGCCCAACTTCGCCGTGGGCACCATGCTGGGCGTGGTCGATCCGGCGAGCATCCTGTCGCTCATCGACATGTCCGACCGCCAGGGGCTCGATGTCATCTCGGCGGGAGTTACACTGGCCTGGGCCACCGAAGCCTTCCAGAAGGGGCTCGTCTCCCAGGAGCAGACCCTGATTCCCCTCGCCTTCGGGGACCTGGAGGGTTACCGCAAGGCCCTGTGGCACATCGGCCACAAGAGCAACGACTTCTACGGCGCGCTGGGCAAGGGAGCCCTTGTGGCGGCCAGGAGCTACGGCGGAGAGGACTTCGCCTGCGTCATCGGGCAGGAGATGGCCGGGTACGCCACGGGGGAGACGTACTTCGTCTCGCAGACCGTGGGATTCCGGCATTCCCACCTGGACACCTCCGGCTACTCCTACGACCAGAAGCACGCCGAGAAGGACGTGGACAAGACCGTGAAGTTCCTGCTCGACGACGAGACCGAGCGCGTGATGCTCACCAACCTGGTGGCCTGCCTGTTCGCGCGCGGGGTCTACAAGCCCGAGCGCGTGGCCGAGGCCCTGGACTGCCTGGGGTACAAGGAACTGGCGCAGGGGCTCATGCCCGCGTCGGAAGGCGTGCGGCGGGAGCGCTGGCGGCTCAAGATAGCAACCGGGTTCGACCCCATGGCCACAAAGATCCCCAAGCGCTTCAGCGAGATAACCACCTGGAAGGGCCCCGTGGACGCCGACTACATGGAGGCGCTGAGGAAGGGGTACGCCGCGCGCATCGCGGAATTCGGGGCATCGAAGGAAGTGACTGGTTCCTGA
- a CDS encoding AraC family transcriptional regulator produces MSLKGQHFTERELPALVSLPRPVFVRLEMLPAGSRTRVHSHPWGQFTYASKGVLEVSTATGSHVAPPDRAVWIPPETEHSVTNSAEAEMRSLYVEASAVARPLRRECKVLEVTPLMRELLQAVSRIPAEYTEEGPEARLVAVLLDQMELLPEVDFSLPFPSDERLRKVCQALKEHPDDKRTRAQLAHEAGISDKTLIRLFQRDTGLSFRDWRQRLRLLLSLTALAAGQSVTAVALDAGYESTSAFIAAFRKRFGRTPGEFFKRSAS; encoded by the coding sequence ATGTCGTTAAAAGGACAACATTTCACCGAGCGCGAGCTTCCCGCCCTGGTCAGCCTGCCCAGGCCGGTGTTCGTGCGCCTGGAGATGCTGCCCGCCGGTTCGCGCACTCGCGTGCATAGCCACCCCTGGGGGCAGTTCACCTACGCCTCAAAGGGCGTGCTGGAGGTGAGCACGGCCACGGGCAGCCACGTGGCCCCGCCGGACCGGGCCGTGTGGATTCCCCCGGAAACGGAGCACAGCGTCACCAACTCGGCAGAGGCCGAGATGCGATCGCTTTATGTGGAGGCCTCCGCCGTGGCCAGGCCGCTGCGGAGGGAATGCAAGGTGCTGGAAGTGACGCCGCTCATGCGCGAGCTGCTCCAAGCCGTGTCGCGCATCCCGGCCGAGTATACCGAGGAGGGGCCTGAGGCCCGGCTGGTGGCCGTGCTTCTGGACCAGATGGAGCTGCTGCCCGAGGTGGACTTCTCCCTGCCGTTCCCCTCCGACGAACGCCTGCGCAAGGTCTGCCAGGCGCTCAAGGAGCACCCGGACGACAAGCGCACCCGCGCCCAACTGGCCCATGAGGCCGGCATATCCGACAAGACGCTCATCCGCCTGTTCCAACGCGATACGGGCCTCTCCTTCCGGGACTGGCGGCAGCGGCTGCGGCTGCTGCTCTCGCTCACGGCCCTGGCTGCCGGGCAGAGCGTCACCGCCGTGGCCCTGGACGCGGGGTACGAGTCCACGTCGGCCTTCATAGCGGCGTTCAGGAAACGCTTCGGCAGGACGCCGGGGGAGTTCTTCAAGCGTTCGGCATCTTGA
- the xseB gene encoding exodeoxyribonuclease VII small subunit — protein MSVDKNSFENNIERLQRIVEQLESGEPALEKGVDLYKEGMALAAACRKQLDKARLTVNKVTPEGIVPFTPADGEEN, from the coding sequence ATGAGCGTCGACAAAAACAGTTTCGAGAATAATATCGAGCGGCTGCAACGGATCGTGGAACAGCTCGAATCCGGCGAGCCCGCCCTGGAAAAGGGCGTGGACCTCTACAAGGAAGGCATGGCCCTGGCGGCCGCCTGCCGCAAACAGCTGGACAAGGCCCGGCTGACGGTCAACAAGGTGACCCCCGAGGGCATTGTGCCGTTCACGCCCGCGGACGGCGAGGAGAACTGA
- a CDS encoding bile acid:sodium symporter family protein, with protein sequence MIGKALRKMAKDWFLVGMISAVVLATLFPWIGKTGGAIHADKLADWGICSVFLLHGLGLSTEKMWAGMSRWKLHLTVQLMTFAMFPLLWLALDAAFGTLLPPALLLGFFYLCALPSTISSSVAMTGIAKGNVPGAIFNATLSSLLGVFLTPLLISFVTGASGEGIPLGQAIVKIATLLLLPFMVGQGLRPFLGTWFDKHKKTINPFDKCVILLLVFSSFCDSVVSGLWTDYGVGTLGFAFAGAALILAVVLTCTTFIASRLGFCTEDRITAVMCGSKKTLASGVPMAKMLFGAHPALGLIVLPIMFYHQLQLFACSILADRYARRVAVPAAE encoded by the coding sequence ATGATCGGCAAGGCTTTGCGCAAGATGGCGAAGGACTGGTTTCTGGTGGGGATGATCAGCGCCGTGGTGCTGGCCACCTTGTTCCCCTGGATAGGTAAGACGGGCGGCGCGATCCACGCCGACAAGCTGGCGGACTGGGGCATTTGCTCCGTGTTCCTGCTGCACGGCCTGGGGCTTTCCACCGAGAAGATGTGGGCGGGCATGTCCCGCTGGAAGCTGCACCTCACCGTGCAGCTCATGACCTTCGCCATGTTCCCGCTGCTCTGGCTGGCGCTGGACGCCGCGTTCGGCACGCTGCTGCCTCCGGCGCTGCTGCTGGGCTTCTTCTACCTCTGCGCCCTGCCCTCCACTATTTCGTCCTCGGTGGCCATGACCGGCATCGCCAAGGGCAACGTGCCCGGGGCCATCTTCAACGCCACGCTTTCGAGCCTGCTCGGCGTGTTCCTGACCCCGCTGCTCATCAGCTTCGTCACCGGCGCCAGCGGCGAGGGCATCCCCCTGGGGCAGGCCATTGTGAAGATCGCCACCCTGCTCCTGCTGCCCTTCATGGTCGGGCAGGGCCTGCGCCCCTTCCTGGGCACCTGGTTCGACAAGCACAAGAAGACCATCAACCCCTTCGACAAATGCGTGATCCTGCTCCTGGTGTTCAGCTCCTTCTGCGACTCGGTGGTCTCCGGGCTGTGGACCGACTACGGCGTGGGCACCCTGGGCTTCGCCTTCGCCGGAGCGGCTCTGATCCTGGCCGTCGTGCTGACCTGCACCACCTTCATCGCCTCGCGCCTGGGCTTCTGCACCGAGGACCGCATCACCGCCGTGATGTGCGGCTCCAAGAAGACCCTGGCCTCGGGCGTGCCCATGGCCAAGATGCTCTTCGGCGCGCACCCCGCACTGGGCCTGATCGTGCTGCCCATCATGTTCTACCACCAGCTCCAGCTCTTCGCCTGCTCCATTCTGGCGGATCGCTACGCCCGCAGGGTCGCCGTTCCCGCCGCCGAATAG
- a CDS encoding phospholipase D family protein has protein sequence MGALAVLLATCAAQARDLRLDCPAQVFFSPKGGCTEAIEALLDQAAVSVYVQAFGFTAPRIREALIRAQKRGVQVLALVDKSNRENPRSIAPALREAGVEVLVDDQHAIAHNKLMLVDGRTVLTGSFNFTASAEKDFAENVLILHSPELAAIYLENFRAHLEHSARK, from the coding sequence ATGGGAGCCTTAGCCGTCCTGCTGGCCACATGCGCGGCCCAGGCCAGGGACTTGAGGCTCGACTGCCCGGCGCAGGTCTTCTTCTCGCCCAAGGGCGGCTGCACCGAGGCCATCGAAGCCCTGCTCGACCAGGCCGCCGTGTCCGTCTACGTGCAGGCCTTCGGCTTCACCGCGCCCAGGATCCGCGAAGCGCTCATCAGGGCGCAGAAGCGGGGCGTCCAGGTGCTGGCGCTGGTGGACAAGTCCAACCGGGAGAACCCCAGGTCCATCGCCCCCGCACTGCGCGAGGCCGGGGTGGAGGTGCTTGTGGACGACCAGCACGCCATTGCGCACAACAAGCTGATGCTGGTGGACGGCCGCACCGTCCTGACGGGCAGCTTCAACTTCACGGCCTCCGCCGAGAAGGACTTCGCCGAGAACGTCCTCATCCTGCACAGCCCGGAGCTGGCCGCAATCTATCTTGAGAATTTCCGGGCGCACCTGGAGCACAGTGCACGGAAGTAA
- a CDS encoding M23 family metallopeptidase gives MTRSARLFLSLAPALLLLLLLASAPYAGAVLAATHTKGGLSVTAPDDMAEGQPFLVDIRADGAAKTAAVEWLGKRAEISLVREGGASRAQVLLGAGLGQVPGEHMLAVSSDGGRDQVTCTVRVTPGVFPEQRLNLPPKMVTPSKEDQARIKREQELVAQAVAVASPLRLWNLPLLRPVPGEVTSAFGLRRILNGQPRSSHSGLDLDGFKGEPVLAAGQGRVALVGDFYYNGKSAFLDHGNGVFSMYFHLSAIGVTEGQRVERGQEIGRVGSTGRSTGPHLHFGLKILGQNVDPTSLFEAGVPLAGGSKGGS, from the coding sequence ATGACCCGGTCGGCTCGGCTGTTCCTGTCCCTGGCCCCGGCGCTGCTCCTGCTGTTGCTCCTGGCCTCCGCACCTTACGCTGGCGCGGTTCTGGCGGCTACGCACACCAAAGGTGGCTTGAGCGTCACGGCCCCGGACGATATGGCCGAAGGCCAGCCCTTCCTGGTGGATATCCGCGCGGATGGTGCGGCCAAAACCGCCGCCGTGGAGTGGTTGGGCAAAAGGGCTGAGATTTCGCTTGTGCGCGAGGGCGGGGCGTCCCGGGCGCAGGTCCTGCTGGGGGCCGGGCTCGGTCAGGTCCCGGGGGAGCACATGCTGGCGGTCTCGTCCGATGGGGGCCGCGACCAGGTTACGTGCACTGTGCGCGTCACGCCGGGAGTGTTTCCCGAGCAGCGCCTGAACCTTCCTCCGAAGATGGTCACGCCCTCCAAGGAGGACCAGGCCCGCATCAAGCGCGAGCAGGAGCTGGTGGCCCAGGCCGTGGCCGTGGCCTCGCCGCTGCGCCTCTGGAACCTGCCCCTGTTGCGGCCCGTGCCCGGGGAGGTGACCAGCGCCTTCGGCCTGCGCCGCATCCTCAACGGGCAGCCCCGCAGTTCCCACTCCGGGCTGGACCTGGACGGATTCAAGGGCGAGCCCGTGCTGGCTGCCGGGCAGGGCAGGGTGGCCCTCGTGGGCGACTTCTACTACAACGGGAAGTCCGCCTTTCTGGATCACGGCAACGGGGTGTTCTCCATGTACTTCCACTTGAGCGCCATCGGCGTGACCGAAGGGCAGCGTGTGGAGCGCGGGCAGGAGATCGGCCGGGTGGGCTCCACCGGGCGCTCCACGGGGCCGCATCTGCATTTCGGCTTGAAGATTCTGGGCCAGAACGTTGACCCCACCTCACTTTTCGAGGCTGGCGTCCCGTTGGCCGGCGGCTCCAAGGGGGGCTCATGA
- a CDS encoding 4Fe-4S binding protein, which yields MKVHRAVRMERCIGCHCCSLACARLVYKSVSWNMAGIRIKSSGGLTSGFQAQLCVACDPAPCAAACPTGAISQRKSGGGVLLKRQICIQCGQCAAACPVDAIALDSDTNPYVCIHCGQCVSFCPHDCLALLDAETRLAPCTESCHVPE from the coding sequence ATGAAAGTCCACCGAGCGGTCCGCATGGAGCGCTGCATAGGCTGCCACTGCTGCTCTCTGGCGTGCGCGAGGCTGGTGTACAAGTCGGTTTCCTGGAACATGGCGGGCATCCGCATCAAATCTTCGGGTGGCCTGACAAGCGGCTTCCAGGCCCAGTTGTGCGTGGCCTGCGACCCCGCCCCATGCGCGGCGGCCTGCCCCACCGGGGCCATCTCGCAGCGCAAGTCCGGTGGGGGGGTGCTGCTCAAGCGCCAGATCTGCATCCAGTGCGGCCAGTGCGCGGCGGCCTGCCCCGTGGACGCCATCGCCCTGGACTCCGACACCAACCCCTACGTCTGCATCCACTGCGGGCAGTGCGTCAGCTTCTGCCCGCATGACTGCCTGGCGCTGCTGGACGCGGAAACGCGCCTCGCGCCGTGCACGGAGAGCTGCCATGTTCCAGAGTAA
- a CDS encoding polyprenyl synthetase family protein — MNTVKDRLKDYAREVEGYLRSSLKGKGIPAGLLEAMEYSLLAGGKRLRPVLCLCFARMMGAPAHAALPFAASFEFIHTYSLIHDDLPAMDDDDLRRGRPSNHKVFGEAMAILAGDALLTEAFTLMTASCGDIPADRVMQATATLARAAGAAGMVGGQALDMAYTAKAGVSLEELREMQALKTGALITAACVCGAQLAGADSHGVERARAYGQSVGAAFQIVDDVLDVVGDESTLGKPIGSDEQQGKTTYPALIGVERSMDLARRHSAHAVESLAMFSGGEADFLKDLARYIVDRVS; from the coding sequence GTGAATACGGTCAAGGACAGGCTCAAGGACTACGCTCGCGAGGTGGAGGGCTACCTGCGCTCCTCGCTCAAGGGAAAGGGCATACCCGCCGGATTGCTGGAGGCCATGGAGTACAGCCTGCTCGCGGGCGGCAAGCGCCTGCGCCCGGTGCTGTGCCTGTGCTTCGCGCGCATGATGGGCGCCCCCGCCCATGCGGCGTTGCCCTTCGCGGCCTCCTTCGAGTTCATCCACACCTATTCGCTCATCCACGACGACCTCCCGGCCATGGACGACGACGACCTGCGCCGGGGCCGCCCCTCCAACCACAAGGTGTTCGGGGAGGCCATGGCCATCCTGGCGGGCGACGCCCTGCTCACCGAGGCCTTCACCCTCATGACCGCCAGCTGCGGCGACATCCCGGCCGACCGGGTCATGCAGGCCACAGCCACCCTGGCCCGCGCCGCGGGCGCTGCGGGGATGGTCGGCGGCCAGGCCCTGGACATGGCCTACACCGCCAAGGCCGGGGTCAGCCTTGAGGAGCTGCGCGAGATGCAGGCCCTGAAGACCGGCGCGCTCATCACCGCCGCCTGCGTCTGCGGAGCGCAACTGGCCGGAGCCGATTCGCACGGCGTGGAGCGGGCCCGGGCCTACGGGCAGTCCGTTGGGGCGGCCTTCCAGATCGTGGACGACGTGCTCGACGTGGTCGGCGACGAGAGCACCCTGGGCAAGCCCATTGGCTCGGACGAACAGCAGGGCAAGACCACCTATCCCGCGTTGATCGGCGTGGAGCGCAGCATGGATCTGGCCCGCAGGCACTCGGCGCACGCCGTGGAGAGCCTGGCCATGTTCAGCGGCGGTGAGGCCGATTTCCTGAAGGATCTGGCGCGCTATATAGTGGACCGGGTCTCCTGA
- the dxs gene encoding 1-deoxy-D-xylulose-5-phosphate synthase: protein MSQFLERPLEVLPRINAPSDVAALTQEELTLLAEDLREVIISTVSHNGGHLAPSLGVVELTLAMLSVFDPASDKFVWDVGHQAYAYKLLTGRKDAFHTLRTLGGVSGFPRMAESPFDHFGTGHSSTSISAASGLAMARDLLGQKHKVLAVIGDGSMTAGLAYEGLNQAGGDDRDLVVVLNDNKMSISKNVGALSLFLSRKLSNRWIVRAKREFESVARHLPYGQEMVEIVKRGEESFKGFFTPGMLFEAFHFNYLGPIDGHDLPKLTAIFKEVREMSGPVLVHVLTQKGRGYSPAERNPTYYHGVGSFEPETGEIIKLSASKLPSYTDVFGHTLCSLAEKDQRIVAITAAMPEGTGLSRFAQLYPERFVDVGICEQHAVTFAAGLATQGLKPVVAIYSTFLQRSYDQIVHDVCLQNLPVTLCLDRGGLVGEDGATHHGVFDLSYLRHIPNLVLMAPKDEAELQRMLATAMKHEGPVAIRYLRGVGVGSAREGEPAVLPIGEGELLRDGKDAVIVAIGSRVLPALQAAIELEAEEGLSVAVYNARFVKPLPADDLIALAGRFKTMLTVEESALQGGFGSSVLECLADAGSLSGLKVKRLGIPDHFVEHGPQKILREMLGIAKGGIKAATLELARS, encoded by the coding sequence ATGTCGCAGTTCTTAGAGCGCCCGCTGGAAGTGTTGCCGCGCATCAACGCCCCGTCCGACGTGGCGGCCCTCACACAGGAGGAGCTCACCCTGCTCGCGGAGGACCTGCGCGAGGTCATCATCTCCACCGTGTCGCACAACGGCGGCCACCTGGCCCCGTCGCTTGGCGTGGTGGAGTTGACCCTGGCCATGCTCAGCGTCTTCGACCCCGCCAGCGACAAGTTCGTCTGGGACGTGGGCCACCAGGCCTACGCCTACAAGCTGCTTACCGGCCGCAAGGACGCCTTCCACACCCTGCGCACCCTGGGCGGGGTCAGCGGCTTCCCGCGCATGGCCGAGAGCCCCTTCGACCACTTCGGCACCGGCCACTCCAGCACCTCCATCTCCGCCGCTTCGGGCCTGGCCATGGCTCGCGACCTGCTGGGCCAGAAGCACAAGGTGCTGGCCGTGATCGGCGACGGCTCCATGACCGCCGGGCTGGCCTACGAGGGCCTGAACCAGGCGGGCGGAGACGACCGCGACCTGGTGGTGGTGCTCAACGACAACAAGATGTCCATCTCCAAGAACGTGGGCGCGCTCTCGCTGTTCCTGTCGCGCAAGCTCTCCAACCGTTGGATCGTGCGCGCCAAGAGGGAGTTCGAGTCCGTGGCCAGGCACCTGCCGTACGGCCAGGAGATGGTGGAGATCGTCAAGCGCGGCGAGGAGTCCTTCAAGGGGTTCTTCACCCCGGGCATGCTCTTCGAGGCCTTCCATTTCAACTACCTCGGCCCCATCGACGGGCACGACCTGCCCAAGCTCACCGCCATCTTCAAGGAGGTGCGCGAGATGAGCGGCCCGGTGCTGGTGCACGTGCTCACCCAGAAGGGGCGCGGCTACAGCCCCGCCGAGCGCAACCCCACCTATTACCACGGCGTGGGCTCCTTCGAGCCGGAGACGGGCGAGATCATCAAGCTCAGCGCCTCCAAGCTGCCGAGCTACACCGACGTTTTCGGCCACACCCTGTGCAGCCTTGCGGAGAAGGACCAGCGCATCGTGGCCATCACCGCCGCCATGCCCGAGGGCACGGGCCTTTCCCGCTTCGCCCAGCTCTATCCCGAGCGCTTCGTGGACGTGGGCATCTGCGAGCAGCACGCCGTGACCTTCGCGGCGGGGCTGGCCACCCAGGGGCTCAAGCCCGTGGTGGCCATCTACTCCACGTTCCTGCAACGCTCCTACGACCAGATCGTGCACGACGTCTGCCTGCAGAACCTCCCCGTGACCCTCTGCCTGGACCGCGGCGGGCTCGTGGGCGAGGACGGTGCCACCCACCACGGCGTGTTCGACCTCTCCTACCTGCGCCACATCCCCAACCTGGTGCTCATGGCCCCCAAGGACGAAGCCGAGCTGCAGCGCATGTTGGCCACCGCCATGAAGCACGAGGGGCCCGTGGCCATCCGCTACCTGCGCGGCGTCGGCGTGGGCAGCGCCCGCGAAGGCGAACCCGCCGTGCTGCCCATTGGCGAGGGAGAGCTGCTCCGCGACGGCAAGGACGCCGTGATCGTGGCCATCGGCAGCCGGGTGCTCCCCGCCCTGCAGGCCGCCATCGAGCTGGAGGCCGAGGAGGGCCTGAGCGTGGCCGTGTACAACGCGCGCTTCGTCAAGCCGCTGCCCGCGGACGACCTCATCGCCCTGGCCGGACGTTTCAAGACCATGCTCACAGTCGAGGAGAGCGCCCTCCAGGGCGGATTCGGCTCCTCCGTGCTGGAGTGCCTGGCCGACGCCGGGTCTCTTTCCGGGCTGAAGGTGAAACGCCTGGGCATCCCGGACCATTTCGTGGAGCACGGCCCCCAGAAGATTCTGCGCGAGATGCTGGGCATCGCCAAGGGCGGCATCAAGGCCGCCACGCTGGAGCTTGCCCGGAGCTGA